In the Deltaproteobacteria bacterium genome, CTCGATCCTGTTCGGCGTGCCCGGGGAGGTGGTGTCCACCGCCACCATCATCGACGGGCATCCCATGGCCAAGAAGGGCGAGGCCGGCCGCGCCCTGGGCGCGGCGCTCATGAGCTCGCTGGTGGGCGCCATCGTCGGCGCGTTCTCCCTGGCCGCCGCCATTCCCATCGTCACTCCGCTGGTGCTGTCCTTCAAGTCGCCGGAGTTCTTCTCCCTGGCGATCCTGGGGATCTGCTTTCTCGCGGCACTGAGCGGCGACAACAAGCTCAAGGGGGTGTTGGCGGGCGGACTGGGGCTGGTGCTGTCCACCGTCGGCCTGGACTACCAGGAGAACATCGAGCGCTATACCTTCGGCTTGGTGAACCTGTGGGAGGGGCTCGGCCTCATTGCCGCGGCCGTGGGGCTCTTCGCCGTGCCGGAGATCGTGGAGCTGTGGGTCAAGGGCTCCGCCATCGCCGAAACCAAGGTGGGCAAGCTGGGCGGCGTGTGGCAGGGGGTCAAGGACACCTTCATCCACATCGGCCTCACCGTCCGCTGCAGCATGATCGGCACCTTCTTCGGCCTCGTGCCCGGAGTGAGCGCGGCCCTGTCCCAATGGGTGTCCTACGCCCATGCGGTGCAGAGCACCAGGGACCGCAGCGGTTTCGGCAAGGGCGACGTGCGCGGCGTCCTGGGGCCGGGCGCGGCCAACAACTCGGGCATCGGCGCCGCCATGATCCCGACGGTGGCCTTCGGCGTGCCCGGCAGCGCCACCACCGCCATCCTGCTGGGCGCGTTCATCATCCAGGGGCTGCAGCCCGGGCCGAAGATGCTCACGGAGCACTTGGCTCTGACCTTCTCGTTCGTGTGGCTCATCGTCATCTCGAACATCATCACCGTGGTGCTGTGCCTGCTGTTCCTGAACCATTTGGCGAAGATCACCCAGGTGCGCGGCTCGTTGCTGATTCCGGCGCTGTTCATGCTCATCTACCTGGCGGGTTTCGCCAACACCGGCTCCTACTTCGCCATGACCACCACGCTGGTGTTCGGAGTGATGGGCGTGGTCATGGTGAACCACGGCTGGCCGCGCCCGCCGCTGGTGCTGGGGCTGGTGCTCGGATCGCTCGTGGAACGGAACCTGTTCATCTCCTACGAGATCTACGGGCTTTGGTTCCTGACGCGTCCCATCGTCATGGTAACCTTCGGAGTCGCCCTGGTCGTGATCTTCCTGCCCGGGTTGCAGGACTGGATGGCGAAGCGGGCCAAGCTCCAGGAGGATCTGGGTGCGTAACCGGACGGATATCGTCATCGGCGTGCTGCTGGTGACGGCCCTGTCATGGGCGGTGTGGGAGGCCCAGGGCTGGCCCGCGCGTACGCGTTTCTTTCCGCTGGCCATCGGCTATCCCGTGCTGGCCCTGTCGGTGATGCACCTCGCCCACAGCTTGTGGCTGGGGTTCCGCCCGCCCGCGTTCGAGCACGGTCCGGCCGGACCGCATCCCGTGGCGGACGCGGAACCGTTTATCGAGCCCGCGATGGTGCGCCGACGCACGCTGGAGATCTCGTTCTGGGCCGTGGCCTTCGCGGTGGGGCTGTACCTTCTCGGGTTCAAGGTGGGCGGGGTGGTCATGCCGACGATCTTCCTCCGCTTTCAGGCGCGCGAGACCTGGCGCACCAGCCTGGTGTACAGTCTGGGCGTGTACGTCTTCTTCAAGATGGGCCTGGAGGAGGCTCTTTCATTCCCCCTGCCCGCCGGCCAGATCGCCTACGGCCTGGGCCTCTATTCTTTCGATTCCTACCTGGTAGACCCGGTTCTGAACCTGCTCCGGTAAAGGTCCGCACCCCCCTGCCCTCGCCCCTGGCCGCTCAATGTGGGCGTTGCCGGCCACGGGCGTGGCCGCCGCTCCAGTACTCATGGAAATGATGGACCGGGCTGTGTCCGCGGCCGATGGAGAAGGCATGGCCGATGGCCCGGGTGATGAACTCCTTGGCCTCGGCCACCGCGGTCTCCACGGATTGGCCGCGTGCGAGAGCGCAGGCCAGCGCCGCGGAATAGGTGCAGCCGGTGCCGTGCGTGTTCTTCGTCCGTATCCGTGGGGCGGAGAGCTCATGGAACACCGCCCCGTCGTGGAAGACATCGGTGGCCGCGCCCCGGCGATGACCTCCCTTCACCACGACGCTGCGCGCGCCCATGTCGACGATGCGGCGGGCCATGTCCTGGATGGCCCTGGCGCCGGTCCCGGCCACACCGGTCAGCGCCTGGGCTTCGGGAAGGTTCGGCGTGACCACGGCGGCCAGCGGGAAGAGATGGGTCTTCAGTGCCTGGACGGCGTTTTCCCGGAGGAGCCGGTGTCCGCCCTTGGCCACCATGACCGGGTCCACCACCAGGCGTTCGACACGGTGTTCACGGACCTTGGCGGCCACCGCGCGGATGATCCGGGCGTTGGCGAGCATGCCGGTCTTGACCGCGTCGGCGCCGATGTCCTCCAGGACGGCGTCCATCTGGGCGGCGACCAGCGCCGCCGGCGCTTCGAGAATCCGCGTCACGCCGGTAGTGTTCTGGGCCGTGATGGCCGTGACCACGGACGTGCCGTACACGCCCAGGGCGGCAAACGTCTTGAGGTCGGCCTGAAGGCCGGCGCCGGCACCGGAATCCGACCCCGCGATGGTGAGGGCTTTGCATATCTTCACGGAAAGGCTCCTTCCGACGCTTCCTTACCACGGGAACGGACCCGACACCCACACCGGTGGCGTGTTCGACGCACCGGCGCCATCGGCCCGCGCGCCGACATTCTTCGGGATTGACATCCCCGGCGTTTCCTGTTGGCATTACCGGTCACGGTGACGCCATGGAAAAGATGCTTTCGAAAGACCGGCTTCAGGGATTTTTCCTCAACATGACCCGGCAGTGCTTCGGCGAGCTGGGCATCCGTGACGCGGAGGTGACGGGCTACGTGGCCGACGTGCTGACGGAGTTCGCCCGCAGTGACCGCCTGTTCCGCGTGCGCGCGCGCAGGCACCAACGGCTGGAGAGCGTGGTGGAGATGCTGGCGGACGAGCAGTCGGTGCTGCCGGACGGGAACCCCGCCTTCGCCGGCGAGAACATGCTGATGCGGGAGCGGCGCTTCCGCAAGTACCTCGGCGACTACACCTTGTTCATGAGCGGCGTGTTCCGCTCCCACGTGGAGCACGGAGGCTACCTGGACTATTACAT is a window encoding:
- a CDS encoding tripartite tricarboxylate transporter permease — encoded protein: SILFGVPGEVVSTATIIDGHPMAKKGEAGRALGAALMSSLVGAIVGAFSLAAAIPIVTPLVLSFKSPEFFSLAILGICFLAALSGDNKLKGVLAGGLGLVLSTVGLDYQENIERYTFGLVNLWEGLGLIAAAVGLFAVPEIVELWVKGSAIAETKVGKLGGVWQGVKDTFIHIGLTVRCSMIGTFFGLVPGVSAALSQWVSYAHAVQSTRDRSGFGKGDVRGVLGPGAANNSGIGAAMIPTVAFGVPGSATTAILLGAFIIQGLQPGPKMLTEHLALTFSFVWLIVISNIITVVLCLLFLNHLAKITQVRGSLLIPALFMLIYLAGFANTGSYFAMTTTLVFGVMGVVMVNHGWPRPPLVLGLVLGSLVERNLFISYEIYGLWFLTRPIVMVTFGVALVVIFLPGLQDWMAKRAKLQEDLGA
- the thiD gene encoding bifunctional hydroxymethylpyrimidine kinase/phosphomethylpyrimidine kinase; translation: MKICKALTIAGSDSGAGAGLQADLKTFAALGVYGTSVVTAITAQNTTGVTRILEAPAALVAAQMDAVLEDIGADAVKTGMLANARIIRAVAAKVREHRVERLVVDPVMVAKGGHRLLRENAVQALKTHLFPLAAVVTPNLPEAQALTGVAGTGARAIQDMARRIVDMGARSVVVKGGHRRGAATDVFHDGAVFHELSAPRIRTKNTHGTGCTYSAALACALARGQSVETAVAEAKEFITRAIGHAFSIGRGHSPVHHFHEYWSGGHARGRQRPH